A stretch of Mucilaginibacter terrae DNA encodes these proteins:
- a CDS encoding CusA/CzcA family heavy metal efflux RND transporter, whose amino-acid sequence MLNKIIQFSVKNKLVIGLFMGLWVIYGIYEVTRLPIDAVPDITNNQVQIITTAPSLGAQDVERLITFPIEQAISNIPGIKESRSLSRFGLSLISVVIDDDADIYWARQQVTERLAQVEIDENANKPELAPVTTGLGEIYQYVLRPKPDYENKYSLADLRTIQDWMVRRQLLGTRGVADVSTFGGELKQYEVAVNPAQLKSVNLSIADVFNALHNNNQNTGGAYIEKGPTVLYIRSEGLAGSIADIENIVVKNTAEGTPVLVKHVAEVKLGAATRYGALNYNTVGEVTGAIVMMLKGENSSEVIKNVKERIAEIQKTLPEGILIDPFLDRTKMVNNAIGTVEHNLLEGALIVIFVLVIFLGNLRAGLIVASVIPLAMLFAIIMMNTFGVSGNLMSLGALDFGLIVDGAVIIVEAILHHLHFSKKYAHVNQLSQEEMNEEVSGSASRMMNAAVFGQIIILIVYLPILSLSGIEGKMFKPMAQTVAFAILGAFILSLTYVPMISSLFISKKLSHKPNLSDRVMDKIETFYQRWLAKAMQIRKTLVVIAFGMFAIAVFMFTRMGGEFIPQLEEGDFAVETRLLVGTNLSTTIGTMQQISKLLQSKFPEVEKVVSRIGSAEIPTDPMPIEGGDMIIVMKPKDEWTSAKSFPEMASKMSAVVQEAVPGVTQGYQFPVQMRFNELMTGAKQDVVCKVFGEDLNSLARYAEQIGSISKTVDGTADHYVEKVTGMPQVVIKYKRAEIAKYGLNIADINRTVNAAFAGAAAGKVYEGEKRFDLVVRVGIEGRRSLEDVQNLLISTPKGLQIPLYQVASVDEVEGPNQIQRENARRRITVGFNVRGRDVQSIVEELQGKIDKQVKLAPGYSITYGGAFENLQQAKKRLSIAVPVALLLIFVMLYFAFSSLKEGALIFTAIPLSAIGGVFALAMRGMPFSISAGIGFIALFGVAVLNGIVLISEFNRIKAEGIVTDSLQLVMQGTRNRLRPVLMTAAVASLGFLPMALSNGAGAEVQRPLATVVIGGLIMATFLTLFVLPALYLLFEGKSKLKVNKTAMLVVLMLLSTYSVNAQQKPAPIRLNQAIEVALKRNLHMQGTRLNEEAERIRQKTSFDVAKAQLSADYGQVNSIQNDTRIGLTQAISFPTVYSNQKRALQENFLAAQVQTHLTQQDIKADVRRLYYQLVWLNEKKRLLRYADSIYTLFESKTNLRFKVGEANILEKTTAQTRHQQINNQLNMVLSDEQIAMKQFNVLLNDSVTYVPFTDTLKLTPGAYALNAGPAGGLPQVQLFAHQAEAARWRWHTEKSKLLPDFFAGYNNQSIAGSQLVNGTETYFGTGKRFNYVSAGINIPIFAGAQSARISAAKVEWQLAQKRTDYAALQLQTEQQNAAQQIQKYAVSLNYFEGQGLKNVDLIISTANKQFAGGDINYLQWVILVDQAINIRNEYLESLYNYNLAVIQAQKLNNL is encoded by the coding sequence ATGCTAAATAAAATAATTCAGTTTTCAGTTAAAAATAAACTGGTGATCGGCTTATTCATGGGGCTGTGGGTAATCTACGGTATTTATGAAGTAACCCGCTTACCTATTGATGCCGTGCCCGACATCACCAACAATCAGGTACAAATTATAACCACAGCGCCATCATTAGGTGCACAGGATGTAGAACGTTTGATCACTTTCCCTATTGAGCAGGCCATCAGCAACATACCCGGCATTAAAGAAAGCCGTAGCCTCTCGCGCTTTGGCTTGAGTTTAATAAGCGTGGTAATTGACGATGATGCCGATATATACTGGGCCCGCCAGCAGGTTACCGAGCGGCTTGCGCAGGTTGAAATTGACGAGAATGCCAACAAGCCCGAATTAGCCCCCGTTACCACGGGCCTTGGCGAAATATACCAGTACGTGCTTCGGCCCAAACCGGATTACGAAAACAAATATAGCCTGGCCGACCTGCGTACCATTCAGGATTGGATGGTACGAAGGCAGCTGTTAGGTACCAGGGGCGTGGCCGATGTATCAACCTTTGGCGGCGAGCTTAAACAGTACGAGGTTGCCGTAAACCCGGCACAACTAAAATCGGTAAACCTCAGCATTGCCGATGTTTTTAATGCCCTGCATAATAATAACCAAAATACAGGCGGTGCATACATTGAAAAAGGACCTACCGTATTGTACATCCGTAGCGAAGGTTTGGCCGGCAGCATTGCCGATATTGAGAACATCGTTGTAAAAAACACAGCCGAAGGTACTCCTGTGCTGGTAAAGCACGTGGCCGAAGTAAAATTGGGAGCCGCAACCCGCTACGGTGCACTTAACTATAATACAGTAGGAGAGGTAACCGGAGCCATTGTGATGATGCTGAAAGGTGAAAATTCATCAGAGGTGATCAAAAACGTAAAAGAGCGCATTGCCGAAATTCAGAAAACACTGCCCGAGGGCATTCTTATCGATCCGTTTCTTGACCGTACCAAAATGGTGAATAATGCCATTGGAACGGTAGAGCATAACCTGTTAGAGGGTGCACTGATCGTGATCTTCGTGCTGGTGATTTTTTTGGGTAATTTAAGAGCCGGGCTCATTGTGGCTTCTGTTATACCGCTGGCTATGCTGTTTGCCATTATTATGATGAATACCTTTGGCGTAAGCGGCAACCTCATGAGTTTAGGTGCGCTCGACTTTGGTTTGATAGTAGATGGTGCCGTAATTATTGTGGAGGCCATTTTGCATCACTTGCATTTTTCTAAAAAATATGCGCATGTAAATCAACTGTCGCAAGAGGAAATGAACGAGGAGGTATCGGGTTCGGCCTCACGCATGATGAACGCTGCTGTTTTTGGGCAAATTATTATCCTCATTGTTTATCTGCCTATACTTTCATTATCGGGCATTGAGGGTAAAATGTTTAAGCCTATGGCACAAACCGTGGCCTTTGCTATTTTAGGTGCCTTTATTTTGTCGCTTACTTATGTGCCCATGATCAGCTCTCTGTTCATAAGTAAAAAGTTGTCGCACAAACCCAATCTGTCTGACAGGGTGATGGATAAGATTGAGACATTTTATCAACGCTGGCTGGCAAAAGCTATGCAAATACGCAAAACGTTGGTAGTTATAGCTTTCGGCATGTTCGCCATTGCGGTTTTTATGTTCACACGTATGGGCGGCGAGTTTATTCCGCAGTTAGAGGAAGGCGATTTTGCCGTGGAAACGCGGTTACTGGTAGGAACCAATTTGAGTACTACTATTGGCACCATGCAGCAAATATCTAAACTGCTGCAAAGCAAGTTCCCCGAGGTTGAAAAAGTGGTATCGCGCATTGGCAGTGCCGAAATACCTACCGACCCAATGCCTATTGAAGGGGGCGATATGATCATTGTGATGAAACCCAAGGACGAGTGGACGAGTGCTAAAAGCTTCCCCGAAATGGCCTCCAAAATGTCGGCCGTGGTGCAGGAGGCTGTACCGGGTGTTACTCAGGGCTACCAGTTTCCGGTGCAAATGCGCTTTAACGAGCTAATGACCGGCGCCAAGCAAGACGTGGTTTGTAAAGTATTTGGCGAAGACCTAAATTCCCTTGCCCGTTACGCCGAGCAAATAGGCAGCATCAGCAAAACGGTTGATGGTACTGCTGATCATTATGTTGAAAAGGTGACAGGCATGCCGCAGGTAGTGATCAAGTATAAACGTGCCGAAATTGCTAAATACGGCCTTAATATAGCCGATATTAACCGCACTGTAAATGCCGCCTTTGCAGGTGCCGCTGCCGGTAAAGTTTACGAAGGCGAAAAACGTTTTGACCTGGTGGTACGTGTGGGCATCGAGGGCCGCCGCAGTTTAGAAGATGTGCAAAATCTGCTCATCTCCACACCAAAAGGCTTGCAAATACCGCTGTACCAGGTAGCCTCGGTTGACGAGGTTGAAGGGCCGAACCAAATTCAGCGTGAAAATGCCCGCCGCCGCATTACAGTTGGCTTTAACGTAAGAGGGCGCGATGTACAGTCGATAGTGGAAGAACTACAAGGAAAGATAGATAAGCAGGTTAAGCTGGCGCCGGGGTATAGCATTACTTATGGTGGTGCTTTTGAAAACCTGCAGCAAGCAAAAAAACGTTTGAGTATTGCGGTTCCGGTGGCATTACTGCTCATTTTTGTAATGCTGTATTTTGCATTCTCGTCACTTAAAGAGGGGGCGCTAATTTTCACAGCAATTCCGCTTTCGGCCATTGGTGGTGTATTTGCGCTGGCTATGCGGGGCATGCCGTTCAGTATATCGGCAGGTATAGGTTTTATTGCCCTGTTTGGCGTGGCGGTGCTTAATGGTATCGTGCTCATCTCCGAGTTTAACCGCATTAAAGCCGAAGGTATAGTAACCGATAGCCTGCAACTGGTAATGCAAGGCACCCGTAACCGCTTGCGCCCGGTATTAATGACCGCCGCTGTTGCCTCATTGGGCTTTTTGCCAATGGCGCTAAGCAATGGTGCTGGTGCCGAGGTGCAGCGCCCGTTAGCTACGGTAGTAATAGGCGGCTTAATTATGGCTACTTTTCTTACCTTGTTTGTGCTGCCTGCCTTATACCTGCTTTTCGAGGGTAAATCGAAACTGAAGGTGAATAAAACGGCTATGCTTGTTGTTTTAATGTTGCTAAGTACATACAGTGTTAATGCGCAGCAAAAGCCCGCGCCAATACGTTTAAACCAGGCCATTGAGGTTGCCCTTAAACGCAACCTGCACATGCAGGGTACCCGCTTAAATGAAGAGGCTGAACGCATCAGGCAAAAAACATCTTTTGATGTAGCTAAAGCGCAATTGAGTGCCGATTATGGTCAGGTCAACAGCATACAAAACGATACCCGCATAGGCCTTACACAGGCCATCAGTTTTCCAACGGTTTATAGTAACCAAAAACGAGCCTTGCAAGAAAACTTTTTGGCAGCGCAAGTGCAAACACACCTTACCCAACAGGATATAAAAGCTGATGTGCGGCGATTATATTATCAATTGGTATGGCTTAATGAAAAGAAGAGGCTACTGCGTTACGCCGATAGTATTTACACCCTCTTTGAAAGCAAAACCAATTTGCGATTTAAGGTAGGGGAGGCCAATATTTTAGAGAAGACCACCGCGCAAACGCGTCATCAGCAAATTAATAACCAGCTTAATATGGTTTTGAGCGATGAGCAAATTGCCATGAAACAGTTCAACGTACTGCTCAATGATTCGGTTACCTATGTGCCGTTTACAGATACCTTGAAACTTACCCCCGGGGCTTATGCATTAAACGCAGGGCCGGCTGGCGGGTTGCCGCAGGTGCAGTTGTTTGCTCACCAGGCCGAGGCTGCCCGCTGGCGCTGGCATACCGAAAAATCGAAACTATTGCCTGATTTTTTTGCAGGTTACAACAACCAGAGTATTGCAGGTTCGCAGTTGGTTAATGGTACCGAGACCTACTTTGGCACCGGCAAGCGGTTTAACTATGTAAGTGCAGGTATCAATATTCCCATATTTGCAGGGGCGCAATCGGCCCGTATATCGGCGGCTAAGGTTGAATGGCAACTGGCGCAAAAACGTACTGATTATGCCGCATTACAACTGCAAACCGAACAGCAAAACGCCGCGCAGCAAATTCAAAAATATGCTGTAAGCTTAAACTACTTTGAAGGGCAGGGACTTAAAAATGTCGATCTGATCATCAGCACTGCCAACAAGCAATTTGCCGGGGGAGACATTAACTACCTGCAATGGGTAATCCTGGTCGATCAGGCCATCAACATCCGTAACGAGTATCTCGAGTCATTGTATAATTATAACCTGGCCGTAATTCAGGCCCAAAAACTTAATAACTTATAA
- a CDS encoding efflux RND transporter periplasmic adaptor subunit: MKKYIALCLLVILFAACGEQKVKEETEEKEQDTTLVKLTSMQIKNAGIEVGLPVMGKVNALLKLQGAIDVPPQSTVSVSFPLGGYLKSTDLLPGVHVRKGQVLGILEDMQFIQMQQDYLSAKERFQFAEIEYRRQQELNASKATSDKVFQQAKAEMETQRILMRSLAQKLELIDINPKRLTSANISKSVHILSPIDGFVSKVNVNIGKYTSPTDVLFELVNPKDIHLALDVFERDVNQLAIGQKVITYTTNNADKKYEAEIILISKNLNEDRMASVHCHFEKFDATLLPGMFMNAEVEVANRTALTVPEDAIVRWQNKFYVFTAIGADNFRIIPVTPGYQNNGLQQIEGGGINANTKLVTKNAYALLMKMKNSAEDE, translated from the coding sequence ATGAAAAAATATATAGCGCTCTGTTTACTGGTTATCTTATTTGCAGCCTGTGGAGAGCAAAAAGTAAAAGAAGAAACAGAGGAAAAGGAACAGGATACCACATTGGTAAAACTAACCTCAATGCAAATTAAAAACGCGGGTATCGAAGTCGGTTTGCCGGTAATGGGCAAGGTTAATGCTTTACTTAAATTACAAGGAGCTATTGATGTGCCGCCCCAAAGTACGGTAAGCGTGAGTTTTCCGCTGGGAGGATATTTGAAAAGTACCGATCTGTTGCCCGGTGTACATGTACGCAAGGGACAGGTATTGGGTATTTTGGAAGATATGCAGTTTATACAAATGCAGCAAGATTACCTATCAGCCAAAGAAAGATTTCAATTTGCCGAAATCGAATACCGCCGCCAGCAGGAACTGAACGCCAGTAAAGCTACCAGTGATAAAGTATTTCAACAAGCCAAGGCCGAAATGGAAACGCAGCGCATTTTAATGCGTTCGCTGGCGCAAAAGCTGGAGTTGATAGATATTAATCCTAAAAGATTAACCTCGGCCAATATTTCAAAAAGTGTGCATATCCTGTCGCCCATCGATGGTTTTGTGTCGAAGGTTAATGTGAACATAGGTAAGTACACCTCGCCAACCGATGTGCTTTTTGAGCTGGTGAACCCCAAGGATATTCACCTGGCACTTGATGTTTTTGAGCGCGATGTAAACCAACTGGCCATCGGTCAAAAGGTAATCACTTACACCACCAATAATGCCGATAAAAAGTATGAAGCCGAGATCATCCTCATCAGCAAAAATTTAAATGAAGACCGCATGGCCAGCGTGCATTGCCACTTTGAAAAGTTTGATGCCACCCTGCTGCCCGGGATGTTTATGAACGCCGAGGTTGAAGTGGCCAACCGCACCGCGCTAACTGTGCCCGAGGATGCAATAGTGAGGTGGCAGAATAAGTTTTATGTATTTACGGCCATCGGGGCTGATAACTTTCGTATAATACCAGTTACACCAGGCTATCAAAATAATGGCCTGCAACAAATAGAAGGTGGCGGCATAAACGCTAATACCAAGCTGGTTACTAAAAATGCTTATGCGTTGCTCATGAAAATGAAAAACAGTGCAGAGGATGAGTAA
- a CDS encoding sensor histidine kinase has protein sequence MNNTLIKEPEAMLAVIKSLPGNFLVLLPDAPVFTIVEVSDEYNKATLTNRSNIIGAGIFEIFPDDPQDMNADGVKNLSRSFETVLSTGESHEMPVQRYPILEPGSGAFVEKFWAPVNKPVIVDGRIVYIIHSVIDVTESRVLRSREQYFRAIAGESPFMIWRSAGGSCIYVNNVWTETTGLSLYNSLGTGQLKAYHPDDLDEQKKLFATALVENRSYETKFRIIDRNGELRWVFMKVAPFHADGASVEYVGSLIDITEQEIASQLIKDSERQLRQLADSIIQMIWVTDAEGMHEYYNQRWYDFTGTTYEQTEGEGWNHVFHPDDRERAWEVWRHSLNTGEPYEIEYRLRKFTGEYVWVLGRAAPYHDKDGKIVKWFGTCTDINEQKLLQQQKDDFINIASHELKTPLTSLSANIQFLEKMVNGVTDLNPVFAKLVTSSFINVKKLNRLVDELLNANSIGLGQLSIRKEEFDLVPLIREAIAHLSTDNQQVILTGDDVACISADAGKIEQVVLNLINNAQKYARESATVEVNISATSTACTVRVIDEGPGIAQDQLKYLFNRYYRTEYRDGKYSGMGLGLFICASIVKAHGGDIGVDSEIAKGSTFWFTLPK, from the coding sequence TTGAACAATACGCTGATTAAAGAACCGGAAGCCATGTTGGCCGTGATCAAAAGTCTTCCCGGAAATTTCCTGGTGCTACTGCCTGATGCGCCAGTGTTTACTATTGTTGAAGTAAGTGATGAGTATAATAAAGCCACCCTTACCAACCGCAGCAACATTATTGGAGCCGGAATTTTTGAGATATTTCCCGATGATCCGCAAGATATGAATGCCGATGGTGTTAAAAATTTGTCACGATCATTTGAAACGGTATTAAGTACGGGTGAAAGTCATGAAATGCCGGTACAGCGTTACCCCATACTGGAACCAGGGTCGGGAGCATTTGTTGAAAAATTTTGGGCACCGGTAAATAAACCGGTTATAGTTGATGGCCGTATAGTTTACATCATCCACTCCGTAATAGATGTGACCGAAAGCAGGGTATTACGCTCGCGCGAACAGTACTTTAGGGCAATTGCCGGAGAATCGCCATTTATGATTTGGCGAAGCGCCGGTGGTTCGTGCATCTATGTAAACAACGTATGGACAGAAACCACAGGACTATCTTTATATAACAGCTTAGGCACAGGGCAACTGAAAGCATACCATCCGGATGATTTGGATGAACAAAAAAAGTTATTTGCAACCGCTTTGGTTGAAAACCGCTCTTATGAAACCAAGTTCAGAATTATAGACCGTAACGGTGAATTGCGATGGGTTTTTATGAAAGTTGCGCCGTTTCATGCAGACGGCGCATCGGTTGAATATGTAGGGAGCTTAATTGATATTACCGAACAGGAAATTGCATCGCAGCTGATCAAGGACAGTGAAAGGCAGTTACGCCAACTGGCTGATTCAATTATACAGATGATTTGGGTAACCGATGCAGAAGGGATGCACGAGTATTACAACCAACGCTGGTATGATTTTACCGGAACTACTTATGAGCAAACCGAAGGTGAGGGATGGAACCATGTTTTTCATCCCGACGACCGTGAACGTGCCTGGGAGGTTTGGCGTCATTCGCTAAACACGGGCGAACCTTATGAGATTGAATATCGCCTACGCAAATTTACAGGAGAATACGTGTGGGTATTAGGCAGGGCTGCGCCTTATCATGATAAGGACGGTAAAATTGTTAAGTGGTTTGGTACATGTACCGATATTAATGAGCAAAAGTTATTACAACAACAAAAGGATGACTTTATAAATATTGCCAGCCACGAGTTAAAAACGCCTTTAACCAGTTTAAGTGCAAATATTCAATTTCTTGAAAAAATGGTTAATGGTGTTACCGACCTTAACCCTGTTTTTGCAAAACTGGTAACTTCCTCTTTTATTAATGTAAAGAAACTGAACCGGCTTGTTGACGAATTGCTGAACGCCAATAGCATTGGTTTAGGCCAGCTGTCCATCAGGAAAGAAGAGTTTGATTTGGTTCCGCTCATCAGGGAGGCCATAGCTCATTTATCTACAGATAACCAGCAGGTAATCTTAACAGGCGATGACGTTGCCTGTATTTCTGCGGATGCCGGTAAAATTGAGCAGGTAGTGCTAAACCTGATAAACAATGCCCAAAAGTATGCAAGGGAATCGGCTACGGTAGAGGTAAATATATCCGCAACATCTACTGCTTGCACGGTAAGAGTTATTGACGAAGGCCCAGGTATTGCCCAAGATCAGCTTAAATATTTATTTAACCGTTACTACCGAACCGAATACAGGGATGGCAAATATTCAGGAATGGGTTTAGGCCTCTTTATTTGCGCCAGTATAGTTAAGGCACACGGCGGAGATATAGGGGTAGACAGTGAAATTGCAAAAGGCAGTACATTTTGGTTTACACTGCCTAAATAA
- a CDS encoding DUF892 family protein, which yields MDKRSNQSKSRKMAVGPEKLRTYFINNLDKIYAAKTHLVKHLPEIAEEAHFSDLRSAILETLEDVEKQIARMEIIYSMLDAERSEGNFSGLAGLVDDAFEDIKLHGNDPELRDLSIAFYLQNIESIEMASFQVLEMAAVKFKNKQIKQLIKENYDEAKDDRTLLLLITAKYVTAK from the coding sequence ATGGATAAAAGATCGAATCAATCAAAATCCCGTAAAATGGCCGTTGGCCCCGAAAAATTAAGAACTTATTTCATTAATAATCTGGATAAAATCTATGCGGCCAAAACCCATTTGGTTAAACACCTCCCGGAAATTGCTGAAGAAGCACATTTTTCTGATCTCAGATCGGCTATTTTAGAAACACTGGAAGACGTAGAAAAACAAATAGCCCGCATGGAAATCATTTATTCGATGTTAGATGCTGAGCGATCGGAAGGTAATTTTAGCGGACTGGCCGGTTTGGTTGATGATGCTTTTGAAGACATTAAACTCCATGGTAACGACCCTGAATTACGTGACCTATCCATCGCCTTCTATCTTCAAAACATTGAAAGTATAGAAATGGCATCGTTCCAGGTGTTGGAAATGGCTGCAGTTAAGTTCAAAAACAAACAAATAAAGCAACTCATCAAAGAAAACTACGATGAAGCCAAAGATGACAGAACTTTATTGTTGCTTATTACGGCTAAGTATGTAACTGCAAAATAG
- a CDS encoding response regulator, producing the protein MNKRVLIIDDDEDILDILHIIFRDAGFNVVISNTGEAAENIHMVNPDLILLDVRIDGYPKRGDQICAEIKANYPKKLPIVLVSAETDLAMLANECGADLYIQKPFDIYDLLLKVKECLE; encoded by the coding sequence ATGAACAAGCGGGTACTTATCATAGATGATGATGAAGACATTCTGGATATTCTGCACATCATATTCAGGGATGCAGGCTTTAATGTGGTAATCTCCAATACAGGTGAGGCCGCAGAAAACATCCATATGGTTAATCCTGATCTGATTTTATTGGATGTCCGCATTGATGGATACCCTAAAAGAGGCGACCAGATTTGTGCGGAAATAAAGGCCAACTATCCTAAAAAATTACCTATCGTATTAGTGTCTGCCGAAACTGACCTTGCCATGCTTGCAAATGAGTGCGGGGCCGATCTTTATATTCAAAAGCCGTTTGATATTTATGATCTATTACTAAAAGTAAAAGAGTGCCTTGAATAA
- a CDS encoding response regulator, with translation MPKIIICDDEQDILDITATILETEGFNVITVLNSLTAISTIALEKPDLVLIDLWMPGISGDQIVKQMRQNPAFVNLPVIVISASTDGREIALTAGANDFIEKPYDIDDLVNKVNKYLPMQVDVAS, from the coding sequence ATGCCTAAAATAATTATTTGCGACGACGAGCAGGATATACTTGATATTACCGCAACAATACTTGAAACCGAAGGATTTAATGTAATTACGGTGTTAAACAGCTTGACAGCTATATCCACCATAGCGCTTGAAAAACCTGACCTTGTATTAATTGATTTATGGATGCCGGGAATATCGGGCGACCAGATCGTAAAACAAATGAGGCAAAATCCTGCGTTTGTTAATCTACCTGTTATTGTAATTTCGGCAAGTACAGATGGTCGTGAAATAGCCCTTACCGCGGGAGCAAATGACTTTATTGAAAAACCATACGATATTGATGATTTGGTGAATAAAGTGAACAAATATTTACCAATGCAGGTAGATGTTGCATCCTGA
- a CDS encoding sensor histidine kinase, with amino-acid sequence MDAFLDQFPNIEHADFRIFAAAVSASSNGVVITDNLQPDQPIIYCNDAFQKITGYTKDEIIGRNCRFLQGRDRTQEGRETLRQAIIKGEHSKVELRNYKKNGQMIWNELMISPVRDKEGNITHFIGIQNDITARKDAESALADEKANLEERVSERTLDLQESEAYLASIIETIRESLVVLDDNLKVLGVNEHFCKFFQVSNRDIIDKDLLSFGNGQWDIPELKNLLINVLPHNNPFEDFELEIEFPNIGRKLLVLNARQIVLKGKYQSRILLAIEDITERREVEQRKEDFISIASHEMKTPLTSIKGNIQLLERMAQKKNDTDYFNGFATATKSIGRLERLINDLLDVSKIQSGKVEFHYTSFNFDELVEDAVKGVQVTTKTHQLNIASKCHTFVNADFGRLEQVLINLLSNAVKYSPAANEVMIYVGKTGEYIKVSITDKGIGINADDQKKIFERFYRAEHTTEKFPGVGVGLYVSNQIVKEHKGTLWVESDEGKGSVFNFTIPINKPL; translated from the coding sequence ATGGATGCCTTTCTTGACCAGTTCCCGAATATTGAACATGCCGACTTTAGAATATTTGCAGCAGCTGTTAGTGCATCGAGCAATGGTGTAGTTATTACTGATAATTTACAGCCCGATCAACCTATTATTTATTGCAATGATGCTTTTCAAAAAATAACAGGTTACACCAAAGATGAAATTATAGGGCGAAACTGCCGTTTTTTGCAAGGCCGTGATCGCACCCAGGAAGGCCGCGAAACTTTAAGGCAAGCCATTATAAAAGGCGAACATAGCAAGGTTGAGCTTCGGAATTATAAAAAGAACGGGCAAATGATATGGAATGAATTGATGATTTCTCCCGTAAGAGATAAGGAAGGAAACATTACTCATTTTATTGGTATACAAAATGACATTACCGCGCGTAAAGATGCCGAATCGGCCCTTGCGGATGAAAAAGCAAATTTAGAAGAGCGCGTATCTGAACGCACCCTGGATCTTCAGGAAAGTGAAGCGTACCTGGCCAGCATTATCGAAACAATAAGGGAAAGTTTGGTTGTTTTAGACGATAACCTCAAAGTATTAGGCGTAAATGAGCATTTCTGTAAATTTTTTCAGGTAAGCAACCGCGACATTATTGACAAGGATTTATTGAGCTTCGGCAACGGCCAGTGGGATATTCCGGAGTTAAAAAACCTGCTCATTAACGTATTACCACATAACAATCCTTTTGAAGACTTTGAATTAGAAATCGAGTTCCCGAACATTGGCAGGAAGCTGCTGGTACTTAACGCCAGGCAGATCGTATTAAAGGGAAAGTATCAAAGCCGCATATTACTGGCCATTGAAGATATTACCGAAAGACGTGAGGTTGAACAACGCAAGGAAGACTTTATAAGCATTGCAAGCCATGAAATGAAAACTCCCCTTACCAGTATCAAAGGCAACATTCAACTGCTTGAACGTATGGCCCAGAAGAAAAACGATACTGATTATTTTAATGGCTTTGCAACAGCTACCAAATCAATAGGAAGACTCGAAAGATTGATTAATGACCTGCTTGACGTTTCCAAAATACAATCAGGGAAAGTAGAATTTCATTATACCTCATTTAATTTTGATGAATTGGTAGAAGATGCTGTAAAAGGCGTTCAGGTAACTACCAAAACTCACCAATTAAATATTGCAAGTAAATGCCACACCTTTGTTAATGCCGATTTTGGCCGGTTAGAGCAGGTACTGATTAATTTATTAAGTAATGCCGTTAAATACTCCCCTGCTGCTAACGAGGTAATGATTTATGTAGGCAAAACCGGCGAATATATTAAGGTTTCCATAACTGATAAAGGCATTGGTATTAATGCCGATGATCAGAAGAAAATTTTTGAAAGGTTTTACCGTGCAGAGCACACTACCGAAAAGTTTCCGGGCGTGGGCGTTGGCCTGTATGTAAGCAACCAAATAGTTAAAGAGCATAAGGGCACATTGTGGGTAGAGAGTGATGAAGGAAAAGGTTCAGTGTTCAATTTTACCATACCTATTAACAAGCCCTTGTAA